From Anopheles funestus chromosome 3RL, idAnoFuneDA-416_04, whole genome shotgun sequence, a single genomic window includes:
- the LOC125768678 gene encoding CLIP-associating protein isoform X2 has protein sequence MAYQKPTDIDGYVTQMAKADMRVKAQLAEDLVLYLSDSENSIECTDLGLLIDGLIPWMTGSHHKIAQRALEAFTELIVRLGQDFNAYTSTILPHVIDRLGDSRDTVREKAQLLLHKLMECRVVAPQSLLDKLSVCFKHKNAKVREEFLQTIVSTLNEYGTQSLSVKTYIPPIVSLLGDPAPTVRDAAIQTLVEIYKHVGEKLRLDLKKRDVPPTKAAILEQKFDETRNDGLLLPSALQAAVGGGHDELDRAAVVERPTRLVKRTPSATPRKPLFESQTAGSGDLSLAAGAVSHEVFEASFENVPQLTIFSQRDMDEHMKSINTLIGDKNVDWEKRVDALKKIRSLLLINVQGSPAFSQQLKDLSIAFLDILKELRSQVIREACITLAYMSKVLRSRLDQFVIYILQELINLIQNSAKVISSAGTIALKYVIRYTHAPKIIPILTQNLMLSKSKDIRSTLCEMLSLLFDEWPTKALEKHSSLLREALRKGMVDADNDARRYSRCAFWSFRRHFPDLADNLYGSLDISTQRTLERERDNLGTNGTNSMSVSLRGSNSSLNSVSGGVIKRRQSSGLRSPATAQPPVSATSVSTENLTTVPGSSSSSSSAGSTRLQRAPSLPRTFNRNRSGIPVATTARDTNPANQQAQQQQPPLVVRAGAAGGFRSVSAVDTAAAQRARARAQYSTLARLKVTSGTASLPRAKKTPSSASATSSASNATTPQQPPTPERKIRSRAGVSQSQPTSRSTSPSSKLRDMYSGVTSLYRQTGTVPKKTQSGIPRSLANSRETSPTRSHTQFGSLRRPAYGTGSPRRPPLNPGRPVLAQKILQQSREAENALADALSPGDEHDMPCADFARLALHRKISRDESDESEASSVCSERSYDSYRRGNDSFSWNGSRTRLDSSRQVIDDIDTIIQFCASSHWSERKDGLINLTQYLSEGKMLTQQQLQCVLDLFRKMFMDPHIKVYALFLDTVNELILSHSNDLHDWLFILLTRLFNKLGTDLLGSMHGKIWKTLQIIYEYFPSELQLQCVFRILVDNAQTPNVKTRQATLKFLSQLATSYCTASQFVVHPQNQQVVNHAIQKIIQTSLDQKSIELKSQARMCMVALYNCNPSQMTMTLANLPKQYQDTAKIYIQQNMRRSTSGNDSPSSPLSSSSPKPLLSPQQGPYSLQNIASPRSRQASVETAAESMNTEEVYKNLRKTTAEIQNYSFESKLDRDTNSKDSGISQMGETHMMQSMTVLDGVSHGVYGMASNGMNGHIGVGMGGLEKDDSCNGSKTQSATTTESNTPENTVRLDSMDLAHKTIAQQQQMLQQQRHQSYSCTENGELVLDKGVKENDVIKAAIVLTLQSLPETTKQVLENLQICIKHGSCELPIKNFKAIMKMLLHLMESQNNEVLIASLHTLGRIVRSTDMKACWSNFLELILLKIIDCYKISQEVSREIDIIVVKIAGVLPLDISVNILNPVIATGEFPANLCALKILTELTKKQGKDLTDNHLDCIMPNVARLAYDSQSMVRKAAVFCIVKLYIVMGEEKVKPKFSLLNESKIRLLNVYIAKSMGGGGSSNSSKGGSSTTAMS, from the exons ATGGCGTACCAAAAGCCGACAGACATCGACGGATACGTCACGCAGATGGCAAAAGCAGACATGCGTGTGAAGGCCCAGCTGGCCGAGGATCTGGTGCTGTATCTGAGCGATTCGGAAAATTCAATCGAATGCACCGACCTCGGCCTGCTCATCGATGGGCTCATTCCGTGGATGACCGGAAGTCACCATAAG ATCGCACAGCGCGCCCTGGAAGCTTTTACGGAGCTGATCGTTCGTCTTGGACAAGACTTTAATGCATACACTTCGACCATCCTGCCACACGTGATTGACCGGCTCGGCGACAGTCGCGATACGGTGCGAGAGAAGGCACAGCTCCTCCTGCACAAGCTGATGGAATGCCGAGTCGTAGCCCCACAGTCGCTGCTAGATAAGCTGAGCGTTTGCTTTAAGCACAAGAATGCCAAGGTGCGTGAAGAATTTCTCCAGACGATCGTTAGTACGCTGAACGAGTACGGCACACAGTCACTGTCGGTGAAGACGTACATTCCACCGATCGTGAGCCTGCTGGGGGATCCAGCACCTACGGTGCGTGATGCAGCAATTCAGACGCTAGTCGAGATATATAAGCATGTCGGCGAAAAGTTGCGCTTGGATCTGAAGAAGCGTGACGTACCGCCAACCAAAGCGGCCATTCTCGAGCAGAAGTTTGATGAGACACGGAACGATGGGCTGTTGTTGCCGTCGGCACTACAGGCCGCCGTCGGCGGTGGACACGATGAGCTGGACCGGGCCGCGGTCGTCGAGCGGCCAACGCGGTTGGTAAAGCGCACACCATCGGCCACACCACGGAAGCCGCTTTTCGAATCGCAGACGGCCGGCTCAGGCGATCTGTCACTAGCAGCGGGTGCCGTGTCCCACGAGGTATTTGAGGCTTCGTTCGAGAACGTGCCACAGCTGACGATCTTCTCCCAGCGCGATATGGACGAGCACATGAAGTCGATCAACACACTCATCGGGGACAAGAACGTGGATTGGGAGAAACGTGTAGATGCGTTGAAAAAAATACGCTCACTGCTGTTGATCAATGTGCAGGGTTCGCCGGCATTCTCGCAGCAACTGAAGGATCTTTCGATCGCCTTTCTCGACATCCTAAAGGAGCTACGATCGCAAGTAATACGTGAGGCTTGCATCACGCTGGCATACATGAGCAAAGTGTTGCGAAGCCGATTGGATCAGTTTGTCATCTACATTCTGCAAGAGCTGATCAACTTAATTCAAAATTCGGCCAAAGTAATCTCGTCGGCGGGCACGATTGCATTGAAATATGTGATACGCTACACCCATGCACCGAAGATCATTCCGATCTTGACGCAGAATCTCATGCTCTCGAAATCGAAAGATATCCGCAGTACACTGTGCGAGATGCTCAGCTTGTTGTTTGATGAGTGGCCAACCAAGGCGTTAGAAAAACATAGCAGTCTGTTGCGCGAAGCCCTGCGCAAGGGAATGGTGGATGCGGACAATGACGCCCGGCGATACAGTCGATG TGCATTTTGGAGCTTTCGGCGCCATTTTCCGGATTTGGCAGACAACCTGTACGGTTCGTTGGACATTTCGACGCAGCGTACGCTTGAGCGTGAGCGGGACAATCTCGGAACAAACGGTACCAACTCAATGAGTGTTAGTCTACGTGGCAGCAACAGTAGCTTGAATTCTGTCTCTGGTGGGGTGATAA AACGAAGACAATCGTCCGGGTTGCGAAGTCCCGCAACCGCACAACCTCCAG TAAGCGCTACGAGCGTCAGTACGGAAAATCTCACCACTGTCCCAGGAtcatcctcatcgtcatcatcggcCGGCTCCACGCGTCTGCAGCGGGCTCCTTCGCTACCCAGAACGTTCAATCGCAACCGGAGTGGTATTCCTGTTGCGACGACTGCCCGGGATACGAATCCTGCAAATCAACAagcgcaacagcaacagccgCCATTGGTTGTCCGAG CGGGAGCTGCTGGAGGCTTCAGAAGTGTGTCTGCCGTTGATACTGCCGCTGCCCAGCGTGCCCGAGCCAGGGCTCAATATTCTACCTTGGCCCGGTTGAAAGTGACCTCCGGAACAGCGTCTCTAC CACGTGCTAAAAAGACACCGTCATCAGCATCCGCCACCTCATCCGCAAGCAACGCGACCACACCACAGCAACCTCCTACACCGGAACGCAAGATTCGATCAAGGGCCGGAGTGTCACAGTCACAAC CCACATCCAGAAGTACGTCTCCATCGAGCAAGTTGCGTGACATGTATAGTGGCGTCACATCACTATATCGACAAACGGGAACGGTGCCGAAAAAGACCCAATCTGGCATTCCGCGCTCATTAGCAAACTCTAGAGAAACTAGCCCGACCAGATCACATACACAGTTCGGTTCATTGCGTCGTCCCGCCTATGGGACTGGTAGTCCTCGACGACCACCACTGAACCCCGGTCGACCAGTGTTGGCACAGAAAATTCTCCAGCAAAGTCGCGAGGCCGAGAATGCTCTTGCAGATGCATTATCACCTGGTGATGAGCATGATATGCCATGCGCAGACTTTGCTAGATTAGCTCTCCATCGTAAAATTTCGCGCGATGAATCCGATGAAAGTGAAGCGTCCTCCGTATGCTCCGAGCGTAGCTACGATAGCTATCGAAGGGGTAACGAT TCGTTCTCGTGGAATGGTTCGCGAACGCGGTTAGACAGTTCACGACAAGTGATCGACGATATCGATACGATCATCCAGTTTTGCGCCTCATCGCACTGGTCCGAGCGCAAGGACGGATTGATCAATTTGACGCAGTACCTCAGCGAAGGCAAGATGCTgacgcagcagcagctacagtGTGTGCTGGACCTGTTCCGCAAAATGTTCATGGATCCACACATCAAAGTGTACGCACTATTTCTAGACACTGTAAATGAGCTGATTTTGTCGCATTCGAACGATTTGCACGACTGGCTGTTTATACTTTTGACGCGTCTGTTCAACAAGCTCGGAACCGACCTGCTTGGCTCTATGCATGGCAAGATCTGGAAAACGCTTCAAATAATCTATGAGTATTTCCCATCTGAACTGCAGCTCCAATGTGTCTTTCG AATATTAGTTGACAATGCGCAAACGCCAAACGTGAAGACGCGACAGGCGACACTGAAATTTCTTTCCCAGTTAGCTACAAGCTACTGCACGGCGTCTCAGTTTGTGGTCCATCCGCAGAACCAGCAGGTGGTTAATCATGCGATCCAGAAGATCATTCAGACGTCTCTCGATCAGAAAAGTATCGAACTAAAGTCGCAAGCGCGCATGTGCATGGTTGCACTATACAATTGCAATCCTTCACAG ATGACAATGACTTTAGCCAACCTGCCAAAACAGTATCAAGACACGGCGAAAATCTACATTCAGCAGAATATGAGAAGAAGCACTTCAG GAAACGATAGTCCATCATCTCCACTGTCGTCTTCGAGCCCCAAACCATTGCTTAGTCCTCAGCAGGGGCCGTATAGTTTACAGAACATCGCTA GTCCTCGATCACGTCAAGCGTCAGTGGAGACAGCTGCGGAATCAATGAACACGGAGGAGGTGTACAAGAATCTGCGCAAAACTACGGcagaaatacaaaattatagCTTTGAGAGCAAGCTGGATCGTGATACAAACAGTAAGGATTCCGGTATCAGCCAGATGGGCGAAACGCACATGATGCAATCGATGACCGTGCTGGACGGTGTCAGCCATGGTGTGTATGGAATGGCATCGAATGGAATGAACGGCCATATAGGAGTAGGCATGGGAGG TTTGGAAAAGGATGATTCATGTAATGGGTCGAAGACACAGTCAGCAACAACCACTGAGTCCAACACACCGGAAAATACGGTACGGCTGGATAGCATGGATCTAGCCCACAAAACAAtagcacaacagcagcagatgctACAACAGCAGCGTCACCAAAGCTACAGCTGTACCGAAAACGGCGAGCTAGTACTGGACA AAGGTGTTAAAGAAAACGATGTGATTAAAGCTGCAATTGTACTAACATTACAATCACTACCGGAAACCACGAAACAGGTGctggaaaatttgcaaatttgcaTCAAACATGGTTCGTGTGAGCTGCCCATAAAGAATTTTAA AGCAATTATGAAAATGCTTCTGCATTTAATGGAATCGCAGAATAACGAGGTGTTGATAGCATCACTGCACACTCTTGGACGTATCGTACGAAGCACAGATATGAAGGCTTGCTGGAGTAATTTTCTTGAGTTGATTCTATTAAAGATAATAGACTGTTATAAAATTAGCCAAGAG GTATCAAGAGAAATTGACATAATAGTGGTAAAAATAGCGGGCGTACTTCCGCTGGACATTTCTGTAAACATACTTAATCCCGTCATTGCGACTGGTGAATTTCCGGCAAATCTTTGCGCGCTGAAAATACTGACCGAGCTGACAAAGAAGCAGGGCAAGGATCTGACAGACAATCACCTAGATTGTATAATGCCAAATGTAGCTAGG cTCGCTTATGATAGTCAATCGATGGTACGGAAAGCGGCAGTGTTTTGTATCGTGAAGCTCTACATTGTAATGGGGGAAGAGAAAGTGAAACCAAAATTCTCCCTACTGAACGAGAGTAAGATAAG ATTATTAAATGTGTACATTGCAAAATCGATGGGCGGCGGTGgcagtagtaatagtagtaagGGCGGATCGTCAACGACAGCAATGTCATGA
- the LOC125768678 gene encoding CLIP-associating protein isoform X4: MAYQKPTDIDGYVTQMAKADMRVKAQLAEDLVLYLSDSENSIECTDLGLLIDGLIPWMTGSHHKIAQRALEAFTELIVRLGQDFNAYTSTILPHVIDRLGDSRDTVREKAQLLLHKLMECRVVAPQSLLDKLSVCFKHKNAKVREEFLQTIVSTLNEYGTQSLSVKTYIPPIVSLLGDPAPTVRDAAIQTLVEIYKHVGEKLRLDLKKRDVPPTKAAILEQKFDETRNDGLLLPSALQAAVGGGHDELDRAAVVERPTRLVKRTPSATPRKPLFESQTAGSGDLSLAAGAVSHEVFEASFENVPQLTIFSQRDMDEHMKSINTLIGDKNVDWEKRVDALKKIRSLLLINVQGSPAFSQQLKDLSIAFLDILKELRSQVIREACITLAYMSKVLRSRLDQFVIYILQELINLIQNSAKVISSAGTIALKYVIRYTHAPKIIPILTQNLMLSKSKDIRSTLCEMLSLLFDEWPTKALEKHSSLLREALRKGMVDADNDARRYSRCAFWSFRRHFPDLADNLYGSLDISTQRTLERERDNLGTNGTNSMSVSLRGSNSSLNSVSGGVIKRRQSSGLRSPATAQPPVSATSVSTENLTTVPGSSSSSSSAGSTRLQRAPSLPRTFNRNRSGIPVATTARDTNPANQQAQQQQPPLVVRAGAAGGFRSVSAVDTAAAQRARARAQYSTLARLKVTSGTASLQGHYAQQATSRSTSPSSKLRDMYSGVTSLYRQTGTVPKKTQSGIPRSLANSRETSPTRSHTQFGSLRRPAYGTGSPRRPPLNPGRPVLAQKILQQSREAENALADALSPGDEHDMPCADFARLALHRKISRDESDESEASSVCSERSYDSYRRGNDSFSWNGSRTRLDSSRQVIDDIDTIIQFCASSHWSERKDGLINLTQYLSEGKMLTQQQLQCVLDLFRKMFMDPHIKVYALFLDTVNELILSHSNDLHDWLFILLTRLFNKLGTDLLGSMHGKIWKTLQIIYEYFPSELQLQCVFRILVDNAQTPNVKTRQATLKFLSQLATSYCTASQFVVHPQNQQVVNHAIQKIIQTSLDQKSIELKSQARMCMVALYNCNPSQMTMTLANLPKQYQDTAKIYIQQNMRRSTSGNDSPSSPLSSSSPKPLLSPQQGPYSLQNIASPRSRQASVETAAESMNTEEVYKNLRKTTAEIQNYSFESKLDRDTNSKDSGISQMGETHMMQSMTVLDGVSHGVYGMASNGMNGHIGVGMGGLEKDDSCNGSKTQSATTTESNTPENTVRLDSMDLAHKTIAQQQQMLQQQRHQSYSCTENGELVLDKGVKENDVIKAAIVLTLQSLPETTKQVLENLQICIKHGSCELPIKNFKAIMKMLLHLMESQNNEVLIASLHTLGRIVRSTDMKACWSNFLELILLKIIDCYKISQEVSREIDIIVVKIAGVLPLDISVNILNPVIATGEFPANLCALKILTELTKKQGKDLTDNHLDCIMPNVARLAYDSQSMVRKAAVFCIVKLYIVMGEEKVKPKFSLLNESKIRLLNVYIAKSMGGGGSSNSSKGGSSTTAMS; this comes from the exons ATGGCGTACCAAAAGCCGACAGACATCGACGGATACGTCACGCAGATGGCAAAAGCAGACATGCGTGTGAAGGCCCAGCTGGCCGAGGATCTGGTGCTGTATCTGAGCGATTCGGAAAATTCAATCGAATGCACCGACCTCGGCCTGCTCATCGATGGGCTCATTCCGTGGATGACCGGAAGTCACCATAAG ATCGCACAGCGCGCCCTGGAAGCTTTTACGGAGCTGATCGTTCGTCTTGGACAAGACTTTAATGCATACACTTCGACCATCCTGCCACACGTGATTGACCGGCTCGGCGACAGTCGCGATACGGTGCGAGAGAAGGCACAGCTCCTCCTGCACAAGCTGATGGAATGCCGAGTCGTAGCCCCACAGTCGCTGCTAGATAAGCTGAGCGTTTGCTTTAAGCACAAGAATGCCAAGGTGCGTGAAGAATTTCTCCAGACGATCGTTAGTACGCTGAACGAGTACGGCACACAGTCACTGTCGGTGAAGACGTACATTCCACCGATCGTGAGCCTGCTGGGGGATCCAGCACCTACGGTGCGTGATGCAGCAATTCAGACGCTAGTCGAGATATATAAGCATGTCGGCGAAAAGTTGCGCTTGGATCTGAAGAAGCGTGACGTACCGCCAACCAAAGCGGCCATTCTCGAGCAGAAGTTTGATGAGACACGGAACGATGGGCTGTTGTTGCCGTCGGCACTACAGGCCGCCGTCGGCGGTGGACACGATGAGCTGGACCGGGCCGCGGTCGTCGAGCGGCCAACGCGGTTGGTAAAGCGCACACCATCGGCCACACCACGGAAGCCGCTTTTCGAATCGCAGACGGCCGGCTCAGGCGATCTGTCACTAGCAGCGGGTGCCGTGTCCCACGAGGTATTTGAGGCTTCGTTCGAGAACGTGCCACAGCTGACGATCTTCTCCCAGCGCGATATGGACGAGCACATGAAGTCGATCAACACACTCATCGGGGACAAGAACGTGGATTGGGAGAAACGTGTAGATGCGTTGAAAAAAATACGCTCACTGCTGTTGATCAATGTGCAGGGTTCGCCGGCATTCTCGCAGCAACTGAAGGATCTTTCGATCGCCTTTCTCGACATCCTAAAGGAGCTACGATCGCAAGTAATACGTGAGGCTTGCATCACGCTGGCATACATGAGCAAAGTGTTGCGAAGCCGATTGGATCAGTTTGTCATCTACATTCTGCAAGAGCTGATCAACTTAATTCAAAATTCGGCCAAAGTAATCTCGTCGGCGGGCACGATTGCATTGAAATATGTGATACGCTACACCCATGCACCGAAGATCATTCCGATCTTGACGCAGAATCTCATGCTCTCGAAATCGAAAGATATCCGCAGTACACTGTGCGAGATGCTCAGCTTGTTGTTTGATGAGTGGCCAACCAAGGCGTTAGAAAAACATAGCAGTCTGTTGCGCGAAGCCCTGCGCAAGGGAATGGTGGATGCGGACAATGACGCCCGGCGATACAGTCGATG TGCATTTTGGAGCTTTCGGCGCCATTTTCCGGATTTGGCAGACAACCTGTACGGTTCGTTGGACATTTCGACGCAGCGTACGCTTGAGCGTGAGCGGGACAATCTCGGAACAAACGGTACCAACTCAATGAGTGTTAGTCTACGTGGCAGCAACAGTAGCTTGAATTCTGTCTCTGGTGGGGTGATAA AACGAAGACAATCGTCCGGGTTGCGAAGTCCCGCAACCGCACAACCTCCAG TAAGCGCTACGAGCGTCAGTACGGAAAATCTCACCACTGTCCCAGGAtcatcctcatcgtcatcatcggcCGGCTCCACGCGTCTGCAGCGGGCTCCTTCGCTACCCAGAACGTTCAATCGCAACCGGAGTGGTATTCCTGTTGCGACGACTGCCCGGGATACGAATCCTGCAAATCAACAagcgcaacagcaacagccgCCATTGGTTGTCCGAG CGGGAGCTGCTGGAGGCTTCAGAAGTGTGTCTGCCGTTGATACTGCCGCTGCCCAGCGTGCCCGAGCCAGGGCTCAATATTCTACCTTGGCCCGGTTGAAAGTGACCTCCGGAACAGCGTCTCTAC AGGGACATTACGCGCAACAAG CCACATCCAGAAGTACGTCTCCATCGAGCAAGTTGCGTGACATGTATAGTGGCGTCACATCACTATATCGACAAACGGGAACGGTGCCGAAAAAGACCCAATCTGGCATTCCGCGCTCATTAGCAAACTCTAGAGAAACTAGCCCGACCAGATCACATACACAGTTCGGTTCATTGCGTCGTCCCGCCTATGGGACTGGTAGTCCTCGACGACCACCACTGAACCCCGGTCGACCAGTGTTGGCACAGAAAATTCTCCAGCAAAGTCGCGAGGCCGAGAATGCTCTTGCAGATGCATTATCACCTGGTGATGAGCATGATATGCCATGCGCAGACTTTGCTAGATTAGCTCTCCATCGTAAAATTTCGCGCGATGAATCCGATGAAAGTGAAGCGTCCTCCGTATGCTCCGAGCGTAGCTACGATAGCTATCGAAGGGGTAACGAT TCGTTCTCGTGGAATGGTTCGCGAACGCGGTTAGACAGTTCACGACAAGTGATCGACGATATCGATACGATCATCCAGTTTTGCGCCTCATCGCACTGGTCCGAGCGCAAGGACGGATTGATCAATTTGACGCAGTACCTCAGCGAAGGCAAGATGCTgacgcagcagcagctacagtGTGTGCTGGACCTGTTCCGCAAAATGTTCATGGATCCACACATCAAAGTGTACGCACTATTTCTAGACACTGTAAATGAGCTGATTTTGTCGCATTCGAACGATTTGCACGACTGGCTGTTTATACTTTTGACGCGTCTGTTCAACAAGCTCGGAACCGACCTGCTTGGCTCTATGCATGGCAAGATCTGGAAAACGCTTCAAATAATCTATGAGTATTTCCCATCTGAACTGCAGCTCCAATGTGTCTTTCG AATATTAGTTGACAATGCGCAAACGCCAAACGTGAAGACGCGACAGGCGACACTGAAATTTCTTTCCCAGTTAGCTACAAGCTACTGCACGGCGTCTCAGTTTGTGGTCCATCCGCAGAACCAGCAGGTGGTTAATCATGCGATCCAGAAGATCATTCAGACGTCTCTCGATCAGAAAAGTATCGAACTAAAGTCGCAAGCGCGCATGTGCATGGTTGCACTATACAATTGCAATCCTTCACAG ATGACAATGACTTTAGCCAACCTGCCAAAACAGTATCAAGACACGGCGAAAATCTACATTCAGCAGAATATGAGAAGAAGCACTTCAG GAAACGATAGTCCATCATCTCCACTGTCGTCTTCGAGCCCCAAACCATTGCTTAGTCCTCAGCAGGGGCCGTATAGTTTACAGAACATCGCTA GTCCTCGATCACGTCAAGCGTCAGTGGAGACAGCTGCGGAATCAATGAACACGGAGGAGGTGTACAAGAATCTGCGCAAAACTACGGcagaaatacaaaattatagCTTTGAGAGCAAGCTGGATCGTGATACAAACAGTAAGGATTCCGGTATCAGCCAGATGGGCGAAACGCACATGATGCAATCGATGACCGTGCTGGACGGTGTCAGCCATGGTGTGTATGGAATGGCATCGAATGGAATGAACGGCCATATAGGAGTAGGCATGGGAGG TTTGGAAAAGGATGATTCATGTAATGGGTCGAAGACACAGTCAGCAACAACCACTGAGTCCAACACACCGGAAAATACGGTACGGCTGGATAGCATGGATCTAGCCCACAAAACAAtagcacaacagcagcagatgctACAACAGCAGCGTCACCAAAGCTACAGCTGTACCGAAAACGGCGAGCTAGTACTGGACA AAGGTGTTAAAGAAAACGATGTGATTAAAGCTGCAATTGTACTAACATTACAATCACTACCGGAAACCACGAAACAGGTGctggaaaatttgcaaatttgcaTCAAACATGGTTCGTGTGAGCTGCCCATAAAGAATTTTAA AGCAATTATGAAAATGCTTCTGCATTTAATGGAATCGCAGAATAACGAGGTGTTGATAGCATCACTGCACACTCTTGGACGTATCGTACGAAGCACAGATATGAAGGCTTGCTGGAGTAATTTTCTTGAGTTGATTCTATTAAAGATAATAGACTGTTATAAAATTAGCCAAGAG GTATCAAGAGAAATTGACATAATAGTGGTAAAAATAGCGGGCGTACTTCCGCTGGACATTTCTGTAAACATACTTAATCCCGTCATTGCGACTGGTGAATTTCCGGCAAATCTTTGCGCGCTGAAAATACTGACCGAGCTGACAAAGAAGCAGGGCAAGGATCTGACAGACAATCACCTAGATTGTATAATGCCAAATGTAGCTAGG cTCGCTTATGATAGTCAATCGATGGTACGGAAAGCGGCAGTGTTTTGTATCGTGAAGCTCTACATTGTAATGGGGGAAGAGAAAGTGAAACCAAAATTCTCCCTACTGAACGAGAGTAAGATAAG ATTATTAAATGTGTACATTGCAAAATCGATGGGCGGCGGTGgcagtagtaatagtagtaagGGCGGATCGTCAACGACAGCAATGTCATGA